In Streptacidiphilus sp. P02-A3a, the DNA window CTACGGCCTCGAACCCGTCGCCGGCGTCACCACCTGACCCGCCGCGCACGACCGGTCCGCGAGCCGGTCAGCGGGGGCCGTCGGGCCAGGCGACGTCGTCGACCGTCAGCCACGGCTCGCGGGCCGCGGCCGACGGAGCGACCCCGGCGAAGGCCGCCACGTCACGGTGCAGGTGGGACTGGTCCGCGTAGCCGCCGTCCGCCGCGACCCGGGCCGCGCTGTCGCCCGCGGCCAGGCGGTGCACCGCCCTGTCGAAGCGCACGAGCCGCGCGGCGCGCTTCGGCGGCAGCCCCACCTGCGAACGGAACCGGGACCACAGGCGCTTGCGGCTCCAGCCCACCTCGGCCGCCAGCGCCTCGACGGCGACCCGGCCCCGCCCGGCGACGATCCGCCGCCACGTCCACGCCACCTCCGGATCGACCGGCGTCCTTTCCCGAAAGCCCCGTTCGAGCAGCGCCTCGGTCACGGCGAAGCGCTCCTGCCACGACGAGGCCTCGCCCAGCCGCTCGCGGATCCGTTCCGCCGCCCCGCCCCAGAGGTCGTCAAGGGCCACGAAGCCGTCCAGATCGGCCGGGGACACGCCCAGCACCGTGTGCGCGATGAGCGGGGACAGGCGAACCTGCAGGCACTCGACGTTCTCGCCGCGCACCCACACCGCTCCGCCCAGCCCGAGCCCGGCGGCGACACTGCCCCGGTGCCGCCGCCCGGCCGCATCGGTCACGATCGGCGAATCCGCGCCGAACTCCACCGCCAGCATCAGGGACGGATGCGGGATCACCCGCTGGCAGACCGATGCCGCGCCGCCGTCCCGGAACCCGGCCATGCGGACCCCCGGCAGCCGACCGGGCCCCGCCGGGGCCACGACATCCCACACCGGCGCCCGTCCATCCACGCTCGACCGCATGCCCCCAGGCTACGCGTCCCCGGCCGGGTAGCCGCGTCGGCGCTCCTCCCGTGACCGGCGGCCGCACCGTCGCCGGTGCGGCGAAGCGGTGCTTCTGAAGTCCGCGGAGGGCGAGCCGGGGCGCACCGGCCCGAACCCCCGCCGTCGCACGTAACCTCTTCCTGTGCCCGCACCCCGCCCGCATCATGTCGCCGTCCTGGTGCTCGAAGGTGCGAAGCCGCTCGATGTCGGAATCCCCGCGCAGGTCTTCACGACCCGCGCGAGCATGCCCTACGAGGTGCGGGTGTGCGGGGCGGCACCGGGCCTGGTGGCCGGCGGCGACGGCCTCGCCTACTCCGTCGCCCACGGCCTGGACGCGCTCGCGTGGGCCGACATCGTCTTCGTGCCCGGCTACCGGTTCCCGGACCGCGACGCCCCGCCGCGGGCCGTCGTCGAGGCCCTGATCGCCGCCCACGACCGCGGCGCGCGGCTCGCCGCCATCTCGACCGGCGCCTTCGCGCTCGCCGCCACGGGCCTGCTCGACGGCAGGCGCGCCACGACGCACTGGCACTACACCCGGGCACTGGCGGCCAGGCACCCGCTCATCCGGGTCGACGAGAACGTGCTGTTCGTCGACGAGGGCAGCATGCTCACCTCGGCCGGCGCCGCCTCCGGCATCGACCTGTGCCTGCACATCCTGCGCGGCGACCTCGGCGTGGCCGCGTCCAACCACGCGGCCCGGCGCCTGGTCGCCGCCCCCTACCGCAGCGGCGGCCAGGCCCAGTACGTGCCGCGCAGCGTCCCCGAGCCGCTCGGCGAGCGGTTCGCCGCCACCCGCGAGTGGGCGCTGCACCGGCTCGGCGAGCCGCTGACCCTGGACACCCTGGCGCGGCAGGCGGGAGTCTCGCCGCGCACGTTCTCCCGGCGCTTCGTCGAGGAGACCGGCTACACGCCCATGCAGTGGGTGATGCGCGCCCGCATCGACCTGGCCCGGGAACTGCTCGAACGCTCACAGCGCCGGTGTCGAGCAGATCGCCGCCGACATCGGGCTCGGCACCGGCGCGAACCTGCGCCTGCACTTCCAGCGCATCCTGGGCACCACACCGAGCGAGTACCGGCGCACCTTCACCCGGGGCGAGTGACCCCGCCCACGGGTGTGGCGTGATCCTTTTGAAACCATGGCGATCCCGCCACTGTCAGCGGCGCCGGCCGCGAGCGAGGCTGGTGGGGAAAGGAAGGGATACCACTCATGACTCGCATCGCCATCAACGGATTCGGCCGCATCGGACGCAACGTGCTGCGCGCACTGCTGGAGCGCGACAGCACCCTGGAGGTCGTCGCCGTCAACGACCTGACCGAGCCCGCCGCGCTCGCCCGGCTGCTCGCCTACGACAGCACCGCCGGCCGGCTCGGGCGCCCGGTGACCGTCGAGGGGGACGCCCTCGTCGTCGACGGCCGCCGGATCACGGTACTGGCCGAGCGCGAACCGGCGCAGCTGCCGTGGGCCGAACTGGGCGTCGACATCGTCCTGGAGCCACCGGCCGCTTCACCTCGGCCAAGGCCGCCCAGGCCCACCTCGACGCGGGCGCCAGGAAGGTACTCGTCAGCGCGCCCTCCGACGGCGCCGACGTCACCCTCGCGTTCGGGGTCAACACCGACGCCTACGACCCGGCCGCGCACACGATCGTCTCGAACGCCTCCTGCACCACCAACGCGCTCGCGCCCCTGGCCGCCGTCCTGGACGAACTCGCCGGTATCGAGCACGGGTTCATGACCACGGTGCACGCCTACACGCAGGAGCAGAACCTGCAGGACGGCCCGCACCGCGACCCCCGTCGCGCCCGGGCCGCCGGCGTCAACATCGTGCCGACCACGACCGGCGCCGCCAAGGCGATCGGCCTGGTGCTGCCGAACCTCGACGGCAAGCTGACGGGCGACTCGATCCGGGTCCCGGTGCCGGTGGGCTCGATCGTCGAACTCAACACGACCGTCGCCCGCGAGGTCACCCGCGACGACGTGCTGGAGGCCTACCGCGCCGCGGCGCGGGGACCGCTCGCCGGCATCCTCGAATACTCGCAGGACCCGCTCGTGTCGTCCGACATCACGGGCAATCCCGCCTCGTCGATCTTCGACTCGGCCCTCACCCGCGTCGACGGCCGCCACGTCAAGGTGGTCGCGTGGTACGACAACGAGTGGGGCTTCTCGAACCGCGTGATCGACACGCTCGAACTCCTCGCCACCCGCTGACCGGACGCCGCAGCGGTGCCCGGAACCCGCGGGGCACCCCCGGCGCCGGGCCCGACCCCGGGGGGGGACCCGCTCGGGGCGCGGCGCTACTCCAGGGCCACGGCCATCGCCTCCGGGCCGCTGCCCGGGGTGTCGGTGCAGCGGAAGTGCCCTTCGGGCTCGGGCCGGTCGGCGGCCAGGGCCAGGCAGCGGCCCAGGGCGAGCTGGCCGTAGAAGTCCGGGTGCAGGCTCTCCTGGCGCTCGCCCTGGTGAGTCCGGTGACCAGGAAGCGGACCCACTCGCTGGTGGCGGGGGCGGGCGGCGCGGTGCCGGTGGCCTGCTGGGTGCCG includes these proteins:
- a CDS encoding AraC family transcriptional regulator, which gives rise to MRSSVDGRAPVWDVVAPAGPGRLPGVRMAGFRDGGAASVCQRVIPHPSLMLAVEFGADSPIVTDAAGRRHRGSVAAGLGLGGAVWVRGENVECLQVRLSPLIAHTVLGVSPADLDGFVALDDLWGGAAERIRERLGEASSWQERFAVTEALLERGFRERTPVDPEVAWTWRRIVAGRGRVAVEALAAEVGWSRKRLWSRFRSQVGLPPKRAARLVRFDRAVHRLAAGDSAARVAADGGYADQSHLHRDVAAFAGVAPSAAAREPWLTVDDVAWPDGPR